From Brassica rapa cultivar Chiifu-401-42 chromosome A06, CAAS_Brap_v3.01, whole genome shotgun sequence:
AAGCAACCACTGGATGAAGGAGTTTTTTCTTGCCAGTGCTTATCAAGAGCTCAGAATGCACACTGAGTCCTTGGCCAAGTACGAATATCTGCAAGGCATTTTCAGTTTTAGCAATTACATCCAAGCTCAAACTGCAAAAGCTCAGTACAGTCTTCGGGAGTTTGACCAGGTTGAGATCATGTTTGAAGACCTTCTGAGAAACGATCCTTATCGTGTGGAAGATATGGACTTGTATTCCAATGTTCTGTATGCAAAAGAAGCATGTGCTGCGCTGAGTTACCTTGCTCACAAGGTGTTTTTGACTGATAAGTACAGACCTGAGTCTTGCTGCATCATCGGCAATTACTACAGTTTAAAGGGTCAGCATGAGAAAGCAGTGATGTACTTCCGGAGAGCTTTGAAGCTGAACAAGAAGTACTTGTCCGCGTGGACTCTTATGGGCCATGAATATGTTGAGATGAAGAACACTCCTGCTGCCATCGATGCATATCGACGAGCTGTTGATATAAACCCGTGTGATTACCGAGCTTGGTATGGGTTAGGACAAGCGTATGAGATGATGGGGATGCCTTTCTATGCGCTTCACTATTTCCGCAAATCCATATTCTTTCTTCCAAACGACTCTCGGTTGTGGATAGCCATGGCGAAATGCTACCAAACCGAGCAGATTTACATGCTTGAAGAAGCCATCAAGTGCTACAAAAGAGCTGTGAGCTGTACTGACACGGAAGGTATAGCTCTTAACCAGCTGGCGAAGCTTCATCAGAAGCTTGGACGAGACGAAGAAGCTGCGGTTTACTTCGAGAAGGATGTGGAGAGAATGGATAGTGAAGGGTTAGAAGGACCAAACATGTTAGAGGCCTTGGTTTTCCTTGCTACGCATTTCAAAACTCACAAAAAGTTTGAAGAGGCAGAAGTGTATTGCACCCGTATTCTCGATTACAGTGGCCCTGTAAGTTTGTTTGCTCTCAACTGTTAACACTTTAGTTTACAAGGATGGTGTATCCTGTTATGATTACACATAGTGTGACGAGATTGCATTCATGTTTTTtcaggagaaggagaaggcaaagAGCTTACTGAGAGGGATCAGAATGGAGAAAACAGGTTTTCCTTCGATGGATATGGAGCATTTTCCTCTTTAGTTGTATTGTACCCAATACTCGAAAGctctttgagagagagagagtgagagagaatgTCTTGCATCAGGTACACTAAgaattttttaatcttttggTTATCTATGCATCTCTTTTGTAACAGCAGAATCTGCTTATTTATAATCTAAGTTCCAGATAATAATAGATTCCAGATGGTTGTTCCGTGATCCTTGGTTTAGAGATTCGATACCCAGCCtattcttattttctttatcAACAATTTGACCTCTCTCTGCTCTATGTGCATTTATTTGTACATTCAAATAGTGTCCATGACATACAAGAAGCTAGGAGTGAGAAAGAGTCCTCGTTCGTCTCCAAATAATTTGAATCAAAAGATGGGCTAAGATTGGAACGAAAAgtgaaaatcatgaaaaagTTCCAGTTATCAATATTGTGAAAAGTCGAGATTCTGTCAAATAAATATTGCAATTGTGTTTCCAAACAGGAACTTCATACATAAGTAGTTTTCTTATTATCTGCTTAAAAAGTGACACCAGTAGCATAAGAAGTTCACATCAGCGGTAGGATGCATCACAATGTGAAATTGACAAATGAGGGTTTGTATATCATAGGGAAGAGATTCAATTCGAGAAAACAATATAACAGCAAAAGAGTGCAGGGGGTCGTTCAGTATTTAGGATCAGTGAAGAATTTGTTGATGCCAGGCATGATCTCAGGGTGCTTGTTGCGAACGTACTTCCTCAGGAAGTTCTCCTTGTACTTCTCTCCCTCTGCATGGTTATCCAAAATCCCAGCAGCCCTATTCTCCTTGGTACATCTGGTTGTTAAAATTCACAAGAAAGAAGACAACTTTAGAACACCAATACAACATCTCTGCTTTGAATTTTTCTAGTTTGCTCTCTTCTCTATCACATAAGCAGCATAATATATAACACCGAATTAAATGACTGGTTCCCAATCAAAAGTCTTAGCAAACTCCTCCATGTATCATAGAACTTGGgctgagtatttttttttttttaaacgacatCGTTTTCAGATTGAAGGATATCATTATGCGGATTCACACACAA
This genomic window contains:
- the LOC103873172 gene encoding anaphase-promoting complex subunit 8 isoform X1 — its product is MVSKESCRNEIRAAIGQLSERCLHSAAKWAGEQLVGIEQDPSNFTPSNTRFQRGSSSIRRRFSTNESISTPQPSVGFSQAATPLPEEDEVIDGDLYHLAKSYFNCREYRRASHVLRDQMSKKSVFLRCYSLYLAGEKRKEEEMIELEGSLGKSDAINRELVSLERELSALKRTGAIDSFGLYLYGVVLKEKGNETLARASLVESVNSYPWNWNAWSELQSLCTSIEILNSLNLSNHWMKEFFLASAYQELRMHTESLAKYEYLQGIFSFSNYIQAQTAKAQYSLREFDQVEIMFEDLLRNDPYRVEDMDLYSNVLYAKEACAALSYLAHKVFLTDKYRPESCCIIGNYYSLKGQHEKAVMYFRRALKLNKKYLSAWTLMGHEYVEMKNTPAAIDAYRRAVDINPCDYRAWYGLGQAYEMMGMPFYALHYFRKSIFFLPNDSRLWIAMAKCYQTEQIYMLEEAIKCYKRAVSCTDTEGIALNQLAKLHQKLGRDEEAAVYFEKDVERMDSEGLEGPNMLEALVFLATHFKTHKKFEEAEVYCTRILDYSGPEKEKAKSLLRGIRMEKTGFPSMDMEHFPL
- the LOC103873171 gene encoding uncharacterized protein LOC103873171, whose amino-acid sequence is MSSRWLRPEVYPLFAATGVAVGICAFSLIRNITGNPEVRCTKENRAAGILDNHAEGEKYKENFLRKYVRNKHPEIMPGINKFFTDPKY
- the LOC103873172 gene encoding anaphase-promoting complex subunit 8 isoform X2, whose amino-acid sequence is MGVCELFDTFRMFDERLAGEQLVGIEQDPSNFTPSNTRFQRGSSSIRRRFSTNESISTPQPSVGFSQAATPLPEEDEVIDGDLYHLAKSYFNCREYRRASHVLRDQMSKKSVFLRCYSLYLAGEKRKEEEMIELEGSLGKSDAINRELVSLERELSALKRTGAIDSFGLYLYGVVLKEKGNETLARASLVESVNSYPWNWNAWSELQSLCTSIEILNSLNLSNHWMKEFFLASAYQELRMHTESLAKYEYLQGIFSFSNYIQAQTAKAQYSLREFDQVEIMFEDLLRNDPYRVEDMDLYSNVLYAKEACAALSYLAHKVFLTDKYRPESCCIIGNYYSLKGQHEKAVMYFRRALKLNKKYLSAWTLMGHEYVEMKNTPAAIDAYRRAVDINPCDYRAWYGLGQAYEMMGMPFYALHYFRKSIFFLPNDSRLWIAMAKCYQTEQIYMLEEAIKCYKRAVSCTDTEGIALNQLAKLHQKLGRDEEAAVYFEKDVERMDSEGLEGPNMLEALVFLATHFKTHKKFEEAEVYCTRILDYSGPEKEKAKSLLRGIRMEKTGFPSMDMEHFPL